The segment ACGTTGAATGAATGGCAGTTATTACATAGGTGATTTTGACCCGAATGATCAAACTTCCAtcacataattttctttccaGCCTATATTAGAGAATATGCAACTCCAAACAATAATcaaatccatatcagcactgatgCTTCCAAGCAAGTAAAACAAGCATTTTCCCTATTTGAGCACATTTAATGTGTTTGGGTTATCTTCTCCACATGGATGAAAGTACAAGTTCATCTGTCTCAAGGACCAGCTTCCCTCTCaggttgttgtgtgtgtgtttttgtttttttttttttttcccaaaccaCCCCTAATTAATACCACTGACAGTAAAATTGAGCCCACCTTAGTTTGCCAAGTTACACTAAACATAACCTATTTAAACTGCCCATTTACAGAGCAAGTTCTGGTGCTCCCATCCCGAAAAAGAGACAGTCCAGGGACATCGTAGCATCTCGCTTCAATGGGTATCACCCTTATttctcagaaacactctggaCAGCTTTTGATGAAAACACATAGTGTGAGTGTTCACTTGCCCTGGCTCAAGTGCACAGGGCCCCTTCCATTCCCTATGTTGAGATTCCGTATGGTTTTCAGATATCCCCAAATAATGGTAAataaatggcatcccactccagtattcttgcctggaaaatcccatgggtggaggagcctgtagctgcagtccatggggatgctgaaggtcggacacgactaagtgacttcacttacccttttcactttcatgcattggaaaggaaatgccaaccttgtgttcttccctggagaatcccagggacggggagctggtgggctgcatctACGGGGTTgccacagaatcagacacaactgaggtgacttagcagtataGTATATGGTTTAGATAATTACCTCTGAGAACCATGGTATTCTGGCCACTTTCATTAGCCCTCATGGGACTGAAAATGACCTCCACCAAGGAACTAGACGTTTCCAAGACCCAATGCTGCCTTAATCAGGTAACTTAGACATGCTTGCTCTCAGCTGGAACCTCCTCTTCCACACCTCCCCCATTTAAATGTATGATTTGTTTATTCCTTAGAGTTAGCACCACCTTCCGTATATGGTATCTGCTGCTAGACtcaaaattccatgggcagtggCTTGGTCTCCATTTTCTTACCAACCCAGtactataagaaagccttctaaaCAGAAGATGGTCAATCTAatttggcagaaaacagaaaataatggaGCAAAGACTCTGTTTTATTATGATTTAAGTGTCATACAGTTTGAATAAGCTACACAAATCTAAGTCCATGTAATTAGCTTTTACAAGGAAAGAGGACAGATAAGACAAATGAAGAAGAAACCTGCGTTTACTATGAATGCTTTCTGATACCAAATATTTATATCTAGGATTCTCACACATTTCCAAGTAAAATCCTATTCCAATGCTAGTATTACCTCATTctggaccataaggaaaataCTGAAGTCTTTTCCAGCTTGTTTACAAAAAACGAACTCCTAGTCATAAACCTAATAACAGTAAACATGACTCCATTGACATTAATAAACCTAGATTCTGAAGCAAAATAAACCTTATGAAGAGcagtaacatttaaaattataaaacaccgCTACCTACCTACCGAAATCATCTATTTTTGGACTAGATGGCATTCATATGGATAAAAGGAAAACATGCATATTTTGTTAAAACTGCACCTAAAACTCCCATACTACTTAAAACTGTGAAGAAGCATATGGGTtttgttccccccaccccctactaCCCTGCACTATTTTGGAGTATGGACTGTTCTCTTCCAACTCAAAGGGAACAAAATGCCCTGACCCCTCCCTAGATGTGGGAGGAGCTGTAGGACTTGGCCCTGGAAGGGGCACTGGCCTCAGCCATGGCTGGAGAAATGGGAAtgcctctcagccctgctctaACCGCCTGATCTCTCAGAGCCTCGTCATAGAGGTCTGGGAAGGAACTCGGGACCGTATCCTGGATCTTGGCCAGAACTTCCAACACCTTCATCTTATTGGTCTCAGCATAAGATCTCGGGCCCCACAGGAACTCGTAGATTGGAGGATCGCTATTGGGCACCTGGCGGTAGTTGAGGTACCCCTTCTGCACCAGATCTTTGGTGATGAGCTTTCTGGGCTCCCCAAAGATGGAGTGCTTCCTCCCAGCATAGATCCCCAACACATTGAGGAAATCCCAGATCTCCTCCTCGGTGGCGCGGTTACCCTTCATAAAGATGATGCCCAGGAGCGCCATGAGGAGACCAGACTTGGGCAGCTCCTCCTCATCACTTGAACCTTCCTCAACCCCGAGAGTGAACTTGTTGACGAGGGCGTAGATGTTCCTGCTGCAG is part of the Capra hircus breed San Clemente unplaced genomic scaffold, ASM170441v1, whole genome shotgun sequence genome and harbors:
- the LOC108634902 gene encoding melanoma-associated antigen B18-like, producing the protein MSGTTKPFPLKRGGRTTPGHPAPVIPSKIRALHLKPKSSHVTHVVSERTASEESADAARAALLARSIRKDPLMRKASMVMDFLLERYTKKEPITKNAMLNVIGRKYKQHFPEILSRASERVELVFGLELKEVDCSRNIYALVNKFTLGVEEGSSDEEELPKSGLLMALLGIIFMKGNRATEEEIWDFLNVLGIYAGRKHSIFGEPRKLITKDLVQKGYLNYRQVPNSDPPIYEFLWGPRSYAETNKMKVLEVLAKIQDTVPSSFPDLYDEALRDQAVRAGLRGIPISPAMAEASAPSRAKSYSSSHI